The sequence taaattgatcagggtcccttccttgctgttaaaaaataccagtgagtttaaccattgccaagcggtaatgtttgctagccaaatgttgaattcaataaattcggctccgtaagtgtgtgtgtataacgatcgtcatatgttgggtagtttaattataacgtgtatcgaactttttggacgcgagttggcgccacatgtggggtcgccagaattttgcgagagtgaatcatattgttaatataaatagtatatttgataaaagtgttgcagtcatatgagcaaacagcaacatggtgtgcgaaacagagACGAGTAGGTACAGTGCGAGAAGAATATAAACTTCCACAGCAACTTCGTATAGCTCTCCAACTGCTTCAGCGTGCGTCAATTTCGATATGGCGCACCGGCATGGTCCCGAcggatacagttcaacgagctatatcaaatttattatacatttccacaaaaatatgcctaccacacttctgctacaacatttgattttccgtttgcattcgattaaacataatcgattaagtttgcaaaaaaaacatcaagcatccctatttttttcatgatgacattttgaagtgtgtgtaaaacgatcgtcatattttgggtagttcgatttacgtgtgtatcgatccttttggacgcgagttggcgccacatgtggtgtcgccaaaatttcgtgagagtgaatcatattgttaatatagtatatttgattgaatgttgacaaaaaatgttgctagacatcactagagtgtgctagtgtaactacatgcgaacaaaactattatattcgtgtttcaTTCGATTATTatctgaatagacgaatactttttgagcgagcgaaattgacgaaatttagatattctctacataccagaaaaagtaattgaaatttctatttgttttttgataataatcatgtgttgataaaatttctaccaaatttagaagaaagttttttgatttcacttcgatcacgcctaagttttacattttactagagaatatgcagctagacgaatactttttggacccactgtagGTATTTATCAGCAGGTGGGTCCCCTTACACGTaacagtagagtgattcaaattttgactattTCCTGATAAACttttagcaaatttggatgtaatttgattgtggaCACGTCATTTgatgtttgcatgcaaattactgtgaaaattgACCTTTATGTGAAACATCGTTCCGTGAGGttgcccatgaactatttaatgGTAATCAACACGTTGATTACATAGAATAATtgctaagctgaaagtcagttgttgttgcgaagcgatttgtcgTTTGAAAGTCAAGTTACAGaagaaacaaaaatgctcattattgatattgatgttattcttttacgtgttaatttttttttttttaggtctttatttgagtgattttttaaatttgaattaagttcatcactattAAAAGTAATAGAGTAGACCTTAGGGGTCCCCCTACGGGCCCAACCTTGGGGTCCCGCCAATGAGTGATTGAAATTATCGATTATAATTCGTTTTCCGACTAAATAACACAGAGATCAGGATATTCGAATTTGACAACAGTTTTACTAATTTAACTGCAACCCTTACGATAGTTTACGCTATTGCCTACTAGAATAGCTGTGGAGCCACTGAACTAAAAAATATGCTTGCATGTGTTATCGCTCTTGATGGGTTGCCCTATTCTTATTTCTAACTATAATGAACTTGGGCATGTGCAGTGGTGGTGAGATCCTCGAGTATAGGATTTTGAGCTGTACGTACATATTAGTTGGTTTACTCTACTTTACAAATGCCCTGTCTAATAGATTTGCTTTTTCTTTGGTAGGCACGATTGGTGTGGGGAAAAATATAGAGGAGGTGTTTCTGTGCTGTtttctaacattttgttttgtgTGATTCCCTGCGGAGAACGGCTGGGAATAGTAGTTCtagttttgatttctttattttaCTTTGTTTCTTATAGATTCTTCCATGTAACCCCGTCAAAAACGTAATTGACCGAGGTAGAAAGTGTGGATCCAGAGTTGGCTGGCGAAGATCGACAGCATCCAGACATTTCGGCATCAAACGGCTAGGGCCGGGCTGGCTGCCTCCGGTTAAACTGTGATAGCAAGGGAGGTTGGAATTCGTTGACGTCCTTTACTCTCGTGTTGTGTTGTGCCGTTGATTAATAGATCGTTTTTCGACAGCGCGCCCGAAGTAGGTAACTCCTTGAGGTTTTATTTTCTTATGGTTGGGATTCGCATCGGTGTTGCTAAGACTGCTTTTCTGTCGTTTTGGTGGTTTATTGGACATCATATCGGAGGGGAAAGGCGTGTCAGACCTCTTTCCTTTTGATTGATTTGAGCCTTGCGGTATCCTGACAGGCCGTGGAGTAGCGATTATGATCTTATTGGGGCTTGAATCCGGAGAGGTATCACTGGAGTCGGTCATAAAAACTCCGACCATGCTAGGATTATTGTCTTTCGGGGTTGCAGATTCTACCACGATTTGGGATTGAGTTTCAATCAGTTGGGTTCCGATGGGAGCTATTATTGCGCTAGGGGTAGTGTTTTTAACGACGGAAATACTATTGGCGGGCATGACCGCAGTTAAGAAAGTATTGAGCTGTTTGGTCAGTTCCTGGATTTGATTTCCTTGTAATATGAGTTGGTCTCCTAGCTCTTCTATTGTACGATCCTTGCCGAATTCTGTAGTAGACGGATTTGCCGCTAATTGGCTTTGAGAAAGGAGGTGGGAGTTACGAAGCTCATTAATGAGAACGTCCTTTTCTTTCAGTTGatgggtaagaaaatcaatttTGCTGCTCATTTGTTCCAGAATTTCTTCGTTTCCAGCTACAACTACATTAGCGTATGCACCAGATCCGTTCCTCACTTCATAAGCCCGTTTGGCATCGGGGTACGACAGCCCTTGATCAACCctaattctttggattttattCTCTTTCTCATAGATAGGACAGGACCTCTCAGACAGGGCATGTTCGCTTGTCTGACATCTTCCGCAGAATTTTTCAAGTTGGCAGTTACGATCACCAGCAATGATGTGTGCACCGGAGCACTTTCCGCAGACAGGATGCTTCGATTGGCACCTCTTACCCGTATGCCCGAACCCCCAGCAAGTGAAGCACTGCATCGGGGACGGGTAATAGGGCCTGGTTCGACAGCGAATGTAGCCGAAATCTACAAAACTGGGCATAATAGTGCCGCGAACGGTGAGAATAATCGAAGGTGTGTTTTGCCGATTTTCGCCATTTTTTCGAGTTATCCTACGAACCTCTATAACTCTCTGTTCTTTTAACTCTTCCAGCAGGTCTTCTTCGGACATTGTGATGACATCGCGGCAACTGACAACGCACCGAGTTGTGTTTAGACTCGGGTGCTCGATAACAGTGATTCGGGTTCCATCAATCAGTTTTTTCATTTGCAGAAGTAAGCCGTACTGCCGTAAGCTTCTAACCTTTAGTGCGTAGGTGGCACCCTGGGATTCGGGAAACGCTCCGTCGATTCTTCCGTTCAGGTATTGCTGAATAGACTTCCGAATGAGGAAAGGCGTATTTGGAAGTGATCCACTTTCCGCTGACACCTTAGGACGTGTAACGCCCCATGCATATTCCCTCCGTCCATGAAGGGAGGAAGCGtgtggctaccatcaatgatgTTTGATCCAGGAGGTGGATCGTTCAGCCATGGGGATGCATTCCCCGCTATTGCTGCCATATGGCAGCGTTTATTTTGCGCTAATTGCAGTGAGCGCTAACTTTTGCGAGAAACGAAGAGAAAAATACCCTCAGTACACTTGTTTGGTGAGCGCATTCACTCCTTTTCCTCTTTAAGAGTACTGTAGATGAGCGACTAACCTTCACCCCTTAGGCTGATGCCATACTGGGAGAGAAGAGGAGCGATTAGAAGAGTTGAGAGAGAAGCGAAGCGTCCGCGTGCAAGCTACCTCAATGAGCGATGTATGAAAATCGCTCATACCTGGCATAGTGGAAGCGATGAGAAGAGGCGAGAAGCGGTTGCCAAAGAGGTGAAGCAGTTCGTAGAGTGCTTTGCCGCGCGAGATCGCAAAGGATCTCTTCTGTATGTTTGTTGATTGGTGTTTACCCTCGTTCGCTCTTGTGTAAAATGGCTGTGGGTGAAAAGTATTGCGGGAGAGGCAAGCaacattgtttattttgttaattttgttaacgaaaacattaaaatatgtATGATTTTAGCTACACGTACGGAGCAAATCTGATGTATTTCATAGTAGCGGTATTCATTGAAATTGGGAATATTCTGGTGCAGTTCATAAATTTAGAAACACTTCGAAACAAAAAGCACATATTTTGCTGTTACCACAGACAAAAGGATGTAACACTTGTTATTTTAATATCGTTCTCGTATTTAGGATTAGttttaaatgatatatttttcaCACATCTGTAATGCGCGTTTGAACCGAGAAaagttcacttgtcataagacgagctaatcccaagtaacaatttccatgcttcttggatttatctaattcttattgtagacttatgacagcagtcaccaagctaattgctcagttttattggcgctcttatcgccatcaataaacctctcaaaaatctgctgaaaaaagcttcaaacgtcaaatgcccgttgaccatatgaacagatctatggttgtgataaagagcgtaataaatctaATTCTCAACGCTCGGATAAAGCtccaatttttggtcataatgtggtcaaatgaattacccccataagaatgtttgcattgcgaagagtttatgacggtgttttaaaaaagcgaaaattttctgatcaaattccatgatggccatattgaaaatggaaatGCATTTCGAAGTCAGTGAAAAATATCACTGAAATTTATGATTAAACGTAATTTTCATCGCGTATCATGccttttctgacaacaaattttatttaccTACTAATAATTTCGGTAAAAGTACTAATCAATTTCGCAGA comes from Armigeres subalbatus isolate Guangzhou_Male chromosome 2, GZ_Asu_2, whole genome shotgun sequence and encodes:
- the LOC134209415 gene encoding uncharacterized protein LOC134209415; its protein translation is MHQIRSSLHKPVWHRDRTGPLRQGMFACLTSSAEFFKLAVTITSNDVCTGALSADRMLRLAPLTRMPEPPASEALHRGRVIGPGSTANVAEIYKTGHNSAANGENNRSRSSSDIVMTSRQLTTHRVVFRLGCSITVIRVPSISFFICRISPTAIRHNTTEILNSLHSLTTFASWLILGHKSRHWAPVSPRELYHSRCHLATEVSLMRKRAPLVKRSSKHSSSSRMSSPTDIMLAITQAASCDIVL